CGCCGACACGGACCCGATACCCGGGACGGCCGCTCAAAGCAATTGCTTTGGGCGGCCGTGGGTCTTGGCCTAGCAGCGCGATCGCACCTTGAATGCGTTCTTTATCCTCGGGATGAATTTTTCTCAATGCGCGGATGGCGGCAGGTCTAAGCTCAATCCGGTAGGGGCTCATGCCCAGCCCAGATCCGCCTTCACTTGTACCCAGGGAATGTTCTCGCCTTCTTCCGCCATTGCGGCATCAAACGCCGCAATGTCCTCGACTTCTTCCAAAGCATCAAGCATCTGCTCATATCGCTCAGGCGATACTAGAACCGCCGCCCGATGTCCG
This genomic window from Arthrobacter sp. EM1 contains:
- a CDS encoding type II toxin-antitoxin system RelE/ParE family toxin; this translates as MSPYRIELRPAAIRALRKIHPEDKERIQGAIALLGQDPRPPKAIALSGRPGYRVRVGDYRIIYTIQDDVLLVVVVNLGHRRDVYQK
- a CDS encoding type II toxin-antitoxin system Phd/YefM family antitoxin; protein product: MSTINITDARSHLPELIEKAESEPVFIERRGHRAAVLVSPERYEQMLDALEEVEDIAAFDAAMAEEGENIPWVQVKADLGWA